A genomic stretch from Arachis stenosperma cultivar V10309 chromosome 3, arast.V10309.gnm1.PFL2, whole genome shotgun sequence includes:
- the LOC130968252 gene encoding chromatin-remodeling ATPase INO80 — translation MDHRNNPKDSLSYSNLFNLEPLMNFQLPQRDDDFGYYGNSSQDDESRDSRGGGAMASHSNGNVNANGREVNLLKRAWSQNSDEEERSRFYGTCITEERYRSMLGEHVQKYKRRFKDTSSTHAQNQVAVPPVQSSSGSKARKSGNDHYGGLHAAEIASEWLYDSNSQKPGNYHDANFLQRYASDRTMYEPASLDIADGISYKIPPKYDKLASMLNLPNFSDIHVDEFYLKGTLDLGSLAAMVATDKRFMTTNRGGMGEPMSQYDSLQARLKAMSASNSPHKFSLKVSNVGLNSFIPEGAAGNIKRSILSEGGVLQVYYVKVLEKGDTYEIIERSLPKKQKVKKDPALIEKEEKDRIGKIWVNIVRRDVPKHHRNFTIFHRKQLMDAKRFSENCQREVRMKVSRSLRWTRGASIRTRKLARDMLFFWKRADKEMIELRKREEKEAAEALRREQELREAKRQQQRLNFLIQQTELYSHFMQNKSSLLSSEALPMEDEKADDQDALFDSSDAGPIEDDPEEAELKKEALKAAQEAVSKQRKLTSAFDSECLRLRQAGEADPLSQEVAGASDIDLQTPSTMPVASTVQTPELFKGCLKEYQLKGLQWLVNCYEQGLNGILADEMGLGKTIQAMVFLAHLAEEKNIWGPFLVVAPASVLNNWNEELERFCPELKRLPYWGGVAERSVLRKSINPKDLYRRDAKFHIVITSYQLLVQDEKFFRRVKWQYMVLDEAQAIKNSTSIRWKTLLSFNCRNRLLLTGTPIQNNMAELWALLHFIMPTLFDSHEQFNEWFSKGIENHAEHGGTLNEHQLNRLHSILKPFMLRRVKKDVVSELTKKTEVMVHCKLSSRQQAFYQAIKNKISLAELFDSNRGQLNEKKILNLMNIVIQLRKVCNHPELFERSEGSTYFYFAEIPNSLPPPPFGELEDIYYPGGHNPISYEMPKLVYQEIMQRSETFCSTVGHGVCRESFQKHFNIFTPENIYRSMISEGVVVNSGNFGFTRLVDLSPQEVTFLASSSFLERLLFSMMRWERKFLDEFIDFLMETTVSDPECSYLEKGTVRAVTRMLLLPSRSEAQFLERRFATGPTCDPFEALVISHQHRLLSNARLLHAAYTYIPPTRAPPIAAHCPDRNFSYKMIEELHDPWVKRLFVGFARTSESTGPRKPVRSPHHLIEEIDSELPISHPALKFTHEVFGCSPPMHNFDPAKLLTDSGKLQTLDILLKRLRAGNHRVLLFAQMTKMLNILEDYMNYRKYKYFRLDGSSTIQDRRDMVKDFQDRSDVFVFLLSTRAGGLGINLTAADTVIFYESDWNPTLDLQAMDRAHRLGQTKDVTVYRLICKETVEEKILLRASQKSTVQNLVMTGGSVGGDLLAPEDVVSLLLDDVQLEQKLKEIPIQVKDKEKKKKPTKGIRVNEDGDASLEDLTNSTAQGTTDFDLPMDPEGSNASNKKRKAASRPRNSQKPSESGIMAIDYELDDNHLTTEPVSHKPKRPKRMKNVNEKFEESFTASATIFPEKT, via the exons ATGGATCACAGAAACAATCCCAAGGACTCGCTCTCCTATTCCAATCTCTTCAATCTCGAG CCTTTGATGAACTTTCAACTTCCACAACGAGATGATGATTTTGGTTATTACGGGAATAGTAGTCAGGACGATGAGAGCAGAGATAGCCGAG GTGGTGGGGCAATGGCAAGTCACAGTAATGGGAATGTGAATGCGAACGGAAGGGAGGTAAATTTGTTGAAGAGAGCATGGTCTCAAAACAGTGACGAGGAAGAAAGGAGTCGGTTTTATGGAACATGTATCACAGAGGAGCGATATAGATCGATGCTTGGAGAGCATGTCCAGAAATACAAGAGGAGGTTCAAGGACACCTCATCTACTCATGCCCAAAATCAGGTTGCTGTTCCACCTGTCCAAAGTAGCAGTGGCTCAAAAGCTCGAAAGTCTGGGAATGATCACTATGGAGGACTGCATGCTGCAGAGATTGCATCTGAATGGCTATATGATTCCAATTCTCAGAAACCAGGAAACTACCATGATGCTAATTTCCTGCAGCGATATGCCTCTGATAG GACTATGTATGAACCTGCTTCTTTGGACATTGCTGATGGTATCTCTTATAAGATTCCTCCAAAATATGATAAGCTAGCTTCAATGCTGAACCTGCCAAACTTCTCAGATATCCATGTAGATGAATTTTACTTAAAGGGTACCTTGGATTTGGGGTCCTTGGCTGCTATGGTGGCTACTGATAAAAGGTTCATGACTACAAACCGAGGAGGCATGGGGGAGCCTATGTCCCAATATGACTCACTTCAGGCACGCTTGAAGGCCATGTCCGCTTCTAATTCACCTCATAAGTTCAGTCTGAAAGTGTCCAATGTCGGTTTAAATTCCTTCATCCCAGAGGGGGCAGCTGGAAACATAAAGCGATCTATTTTGTCTGAGGGTGGTGTATTGCAGGTTTATTATGTTAAGGTTTTGGAAAAAGGTGATACTTATGAG ATAATTGAGCGAAGCCTACCTAAGAAGCAAAAGGTGAAAAAAGATCCTGCTTTGATTGAGAAGGAGGAAAAGGACAGAATTGGTAAGATTTGGGTAAACATTGTCAGAAGAGACGTTCCAAAACATCATAGGAATTTCACAATTTTTCATCGAAAGCAACTAATGGATGCCAAGAGGTTCTCAGAGAATTGTCAAAGAGAG gttAGAATGAAAGTTAGTAGATCACTTAGATGGACTCGGGGTGCCAGCATTCGCACCCGCAAACTAGCTAGAGACATGTTGTTTTTCTGGAAACGAGCTGATAAGGAGatg ATTGAATTGAGAAAAAGAGAGGAAAAAGAAGCTGCTGAAGCATTGAGGCGTGAACAGGAGCTTCGAGAAGCTAAGAGGCAACAGCAAAGGCTTAATTTTCTCATACAACAAACTGAGCTCTACAGTCACTTCATGCAGAACAAATCAAGCTTATTATCTTCAGAGGCTTTACCAATGGAAGATGAAAAAGCAGATGATCAAGATGCACTTTTTGACTCTTCAGATGCTGGCCCGATTGAGGATGATCCTGAAGAGGCTGAATTGAAGAAGGAAGCTCTGAAGGCTGCTCAAGAAGCTGTCTCCAAACAAAGAAAGTTGACAAGTGCTTTCGACAGTGAATGCCTGAGGCTGCGCCAGGCTGGTGAAGCTGATCCACTTTCACAGGAGGTAGCAGGAGCGAGTGACATTGATTTGCAAACTCC CTCAACTATGCCTGTGGCATCTACAGTTCAGACACCAGAATTATTTAAAGGTTGTCTAAAAGAATATCAGCTAAAAGGTCTTCAGTGGCTTGTTAATTGTTATGAGCAG GGTTTAAATGGCATACTTGCTGATGAGATGGGACTTGGAAAGACAATTCAGGCTATGGTATTTTTGGCCCATTTAGCTGAG GAGAAAAATATATGGGGGCCTTTTCTGGTTGTTGCACCTGCATCTGTTTTAAACAATTGGAATGAGGAACTTGAGCGCTTTTGCCCTGAACTCAAGAGACTTCCTTATTGGGGAGGTGTTGCCGAGCGATCAGTGCTTAGGAAAAGTATTAACCCAAAGGATCTATATCGTAG GGACGCTAAATTCCACATTGTCATCACTAGCTATCAGCTGTTAGTACAAGACGAGAAGTTTTTTCGCCGTGTGAAATGGCAGTACATGGTTTTAGATGAGGCTCAAGCAATAAAAAATTCAACCAG CATAAGATGGAAGACACTCCTTAGCTTTAATTGTCGGAATCGCCTTCTTCTTACTGGCACACCTATTCAGAATAATATGGCAGAGCTGTGGGCTCTTCTGCACTTCATTATGCCAACTTTATTTGATAGCCATGAGCAGTTTAATGAGTGGTTTTCAAAAGG CATTGAGAACCACGCAGAACATGGTGGCACCTTGAATGAGCATCAACTGAACAGATTG CACTCAATTCTGAAGCCTTTCATGTTGCGGCGCGTTAAAAAGGATGTAGTTTCTGAGCTGACTAAGAAAACTGAGGTTATGGTGCATTGCAAGCTGAGTTCTCGGCAGCAGGCTTTCTATCAAGCAATTAAGAACAAGATATCTCTTGCTGAACTTTTCGATAGTAATCGTGGGCAACTCAACGAGAAGAAAATCCTGAATCTAATGAATATTGTTATTCAACTAAGGAAG GTTTGCAACCATCCAGAGTTGTTTGAAAGGAGTGAGGGTAGCACATACTTCTATTTTGCAGAGATTCCAAATTCCCTTCCACCTCCCCCATTTGGGGAGTTGGAGGACATATACTATCCTGGAGGTCACAACCCCATATCATATGAG atGCCAAAACTTGTCTACCAAGAGATTATGCAAAGATCTGAGACTTTCTGTTCGACTGTTGGTCATGGTGTCTGCAGAGAATCTTTTCAGAAACATTTCAACATTTTTACACCGGAAAATATTTATCGCTCTATGATCTCGGAAGGTGTGGTTGTTAATAGCGGAAACTTTGGTTTTACTCGTTTGGTGGATTTGTCTCCACAAGAGGTGACATTTCTGGCCAGTAGTTCTTTCTTGGAGAGACTATTGTTTTCTATGATGAGATGGGAACGTAAATTCCTTGATGAATTTATAGACTTTCTTATGGAGACCACAGTAAGTGATCCTGAATGTAGTTACCTGGAAAAAGGAACAGTGAGAGCTGTTACTAGAATGTTATTATTGCCATCAAGATCCGAGGCTCAGTTTCTTGAACGAAGGTTTGCAACCGGGCCCACCTGTGATCCTTTTGAGGCTTTGGTCATCTCCCATCAGCATAGACTTTTATCCAATGCAAGGCTTCTTCATGCAGCTTACACATATATCCCACCAACTAGAGCTCCACCA ATTGCTGCTCATTGCCCAGATCGTAACTTCTCCTATAAAATGATTGAAGAATTGCATGATCCTTGGGTTAAGAGGTTGTTTGTAGGATTTGCGCGTACATCTGAATCTACTGGGCCTAGAAAGCCTGTTCGTTCTCCTCATCATTTAATTGAAGAGATTGATTCTGAACTACCTATTTCACACCCTGCACTTAAGTTCACACATGAAGTTTTTGGCTGTTCACCTCCGATGCATAATTTTGACCCAGCAAAGTTGCTCACT GACTCTGGGAAGCTTCAAACACTTGATATACTATTGAAACGCTTGCGAGCAGGAAATCATCGTGTTCTTTTGTTTGCTCAGATGACTAAGATGCTGAATATTTTGGAG GATTATATGAACTATAGAAAATATAAGTATTTTCGACTTGACGGGTCATCTACTATTCAGGATCGCAGAGACATGGTGAAAGACTTCCAGGACAG GAGTGATGTATTTGTGTTCTTACTGAGTACAAGAGCTGGTGGATTAGGTATCAACTTGACAGCTGCTGACACAGTCATATTTTATGAAAGTGACTGGAATCCAACGTTGGATCTGCAGGCAATGGATAGAGCTCATCGTTTGGGTCAGACAAAAGAT GTTACTGTTTACCGACTTATATGTAAAGAGACAGTTGAAGAGAAGATACTTCTTAGAGCAAGTCAGAAAAGTACTGTGCAGAACCTTGTCATGACTGGTGGTTCTGTTGGAGGTGATCTTTTAGCTCCAGAGGATGTCGTATCTTTGCTTTTGGATGATGTCCAACTTGaacagaaattaaaggaaaTCCCGATTCAG GTAAAGgataaggaaaagaaaaagaaaccaaCTAAGGGTATCCGTGTAAATGAAGATGGTGATGCATCTCTGGAGGATCTAACAAACTCTACAGCCCAGGGTACTACAGATTTTGATCTCCCGATGGACCCAGAGGGATCAAATGCCAGTAATAAAAAG AGAAAAGCTGCTTCCAGACCAAGGAATTCTCAAAAGCCAAGTGAATCTGGCATTATGGCTATAGATTATGAATTGGATGATAACCACCTAACTACTGAACCAGTGAGCCACAAACCAAAGAGACCCAAACGGATGAAGAATGTAAATGAAAAGTTTGAAGAGTCTTTTACTGCATCGGCTACCATATTCCCAGAGAAGACTTAA